From a region of the Argopecten irradians isolate NY unplaced genomic scaffold, Ai_NY scaffold_0047, whole genome shotgun sequence genome:
- the LOC138311557 gene encoding TOX high mobility group box family member 3-like, with the protein MTTIQIKKYDGTESPQIWFPSMEAWMKVQNYTEAKMLSALPLLFEGPAALWLQTQPQSAIASLAAFKVAFFDRFGIKDNDMTFMSIKQTITESALSFIERAEKTGLGAPLPECYKVKAAVKGLNSDLRARVIGKEPSTFLELRKAVQLASEELECVADSPEVRSVNLLAEKFAEMTRDLSETIFQQVNQLQQQHQQQQHQQQQQQVQHQQQWRQQKPHRHQTNQSMHQQQRRCQGCGKSCTDRTKCPAFNLTCFKCGKIGHIKPVCRGQWANTNNSR; encoded by the coding sequence ATGACGACCattcaaataaagaaatacgATGGAACAGAGTCACCACAAATATGGTTTCCAAGCATGGAAGCTTGGATGAAAGTCCAAAATTATACAGAAGCAAAGATGCTTAGTGCATTGCCACTACTATTTGAAGGGCCGGCAGCACTGTGGCTGCAAACTCAACCGCAATCAGCTATAGCCTCGTTAGCTGCTTTTAAAGTAGCTTTCTTTGACAGATTTGGTATTAAAGACAATGATATGACATTTATGTCTATCAAACAAACCATAACGGAAAGTGCTTTATCCTTCATAGAAAGGGCTGAAAAGACAGGTCTTGGAGCGCCACTGCCAGAGTGCTATAAGGTAAAAGCAGCTGTGAAAGGACTCAATTCTGACTTAAGGGCCAGAGTAATAGGTAAAGAGCCCTCAACCTTTTTGGAACTAAGGAAAGCAGTTCAGCTAGCTTCGGAGGAGTTAGAGTGCGTAGCAGACTCGCCGGAGGTTAGAAGTGTCAACCTGCTCGCAGAAAAATTCGCCGAAATGACCAGAGACTTGTCTGAAACAATATTTCAGCAGGTAAATCAGCTgcaacaacaacatcaacaacagCAACACCAGCAACAGCAACAACAAGTACAACACCAGCAACAATGGAGACAGCAAAAGCCCCATAGACATCAAACAAACCAGTCGATGCACCAACAACAAAGACGATGCCAGGGTTGTGGTAAGTCATGTACTGATCGAACAAAATGTCCTGCTTttaatttaacatgtttcaaGTGTGGCAAAATAGGCCACATCAAACCTGTATGTAGAGGACAATGGGCAAATACTAACAATTCACGATAG